A window of Leclercia adecarboxylata contains these coding sequences:
- the metF gene encoding methylenetetrahydrofolate reductase produces MSFFHANQREALNQSLAEVNGQINVSFEFFPPRTSEMEQTLWASIDRLSSLKPKFVSVTYGANSGERDRTHSIIKGIKDRTGLEAAPHLTCIDATRDELRAIAQDYWNNGIRHIVALRGDLPPGSGKPEMYATDLVALLKEVGDFDISVAAYPEVHPEAKSAQADLLNLKRKVDAGANRAITQFFFDVESYLRFRDRCVSAGIDVEIIPGILPVSNFKQAKKFADMTNVRIPLWMAKMYEGLDDDAETRKLVGANIAMDMVKILSREGVKDFHFYTLNRAEMSYAICHTLGVRPGL; encoded by the coding sequence ATGAGCTTTTTTCACGCCAACCAGCGGGAAGCACTGAATCAGAGCCTGGCTGAAGTAAACGGCCAGATTAACGTCTCTTTTGAATTTTTCCCGCCGCGCACCAGTGAAATGGAGCAGACCCTGTGGGCCTCTATCGATCGCCTGAGCAGCCTGAAGCCAAAGTTTGTCTCCGTAACTTACGGCGCCAACTCCGGCGAGCGCGACCGCACGCACAGCATCATTAAAGGCATTAAGGACCGTACCGGTCTGGAAGCGGCCCCGCATCTGACCTGCATTGATGCCACCCGTGATGAGCTGCGCGCCATCGCCCAGGATTACTGGAACAACGGTATCCGTCATATCGTGGCGCTGCGCGGCGACCTGCCGCCAGGCAGCGGTAAGCCGGAGATGTACGCCACCGATCTGGTTGCCCTGCTGAAAGAGGTCGGTGACTTCGATATCTCCGTCGCGGCGTACCCGGAAGTTCACCCGGAAGCGAAAAGCGCCCAGGCGGATCTGCTCAACCTGAAACGCAAAGTGGATGCCGGTGCCAACCGCGCCATCACCCAGTTCTTCTTTGATGTTGAAAGCTATCTGCGCTTCCGTGACCGCTGCGTTTCAGCGGGTATCGACGTGGAAATTATTCCGGGGATCCTGCCGGTCTCTAACTTCAAACAGGCGAAGAAATTTGCCGACATGACCAACGTGCGTATCCCGCTGTGGATGGCAAAAATGTATGAAGGTCTGGACGATGATGCCGAAACCCGCAAGCTGGTGGGCGCCAATATCGCTATGGACATGGTGAAAATTCTCAGCCGCGAAGGGGTGAAAGATTTCCATTTCTATACCCTTAACCGCGCCGAAATGAGCTACGCAATTTGCCATACGCTGGGAGTTCGCCCGGGCCTGTGA
- a CDS encoding bifunctional aspartate kinase/homoserine dehydrogenase II translates to MSVIAQAGAKGRQLHKFGGSSLADVKCYLRVAGIMAEYSMPGDMMVVSAAGSTTNQLISWLKLSQTDRLSAHQVQQALRRYQSELIAGLLPADVADGLISTFIQDLERLAALLDSGVTDAVYAEVVGHGEVWSARLMAAVLQQQGLEAAWLDARDFLRAERGAQPQVDEGLSYPLLQQLLVQHPNKRIVVTGFISRSNAGETVLLGRNGSDYSATQIGALAGVSRVTIWSDVAGVYSADPRKVKDACLLPLLRLDEASELARLAAPVLHARTLQPVSGSDIDLQLRCSYTPDQGSTRIERVLASGTGARIVTSHDDICLIEFLVPAGQDFKQAHKEIDLILKRAQVRPLAVGVHTDRHLLQFCYTAEVADSALKILDEAGLPGELRLRQGLALIAMVGAGVTRNPLHCHRFWQQLKGQPVEFTWQSEEGISLVAVMRTGPTESLIQGLHQSLFRAEKRIGLMLFGKGNIGSRWLELFAREQTTLSARTGFEFVLAGVVDSRRSLLSYEGLDASRALAFFNDEAIEQDEESLFLWMRAHPYDDLVVLDVTASEQLADQYLDFASHGFHVISANKLAGASNTRNYRQIHDAFEKTGRHWLYNATVGAGLPVNHTVRDLIESGDSILAISGIFSGTLSWLFLQFDGTVPFTDLVDQAWQQGLTEPDPRVDLSGKDVMRKLVIVAREAGYDIEPNQVRVESLVPAGCEEGSVDHFFENGDALNEQMLQRLEAAREMGLVLRYVARFDANGKARVGVEAVRPEHPLAALLPCDNVFAIESRWYRDNPLVIRGPGAGRDVTAGAIQSDINRLAQLL, encoded by the coding sequence ATGAGTGTGATAGCGCAGGCAGGGGCGAAGGGTCGTCAGCTGCACAAGTTTGGTGGTAGTAGTCTTGCTGATGTGAAATGTTACCTGCGGGTCGCGGGGATCATGGCAGAGTATTCGATGCCGGGGGACATGATGGTTGTCTCCGCGGCAGGCAGCACCACCAACCAGTTGATTAGCTGGCTGAAGTTAAGCCAGACCGATCGTCTCTCTGCGCATCAGGTTCAACAAGCATTACGCCGCTATCAGAGTGAGTTGATCGCCGGCTTACTGCCTGCCGACGTAGCCGATGGCCTGATTAGCACCTTTATCCAGGATCTGGAGCGGCTGGCCGCGTTACTCGACAGCGGCGTGACCGATGCCGTGTATGCCGAAGTGGTGGGCCACGGCGAAGTGTGGTCTGCCCGTCTGATGGCGGCCGTTCTGCAACAGCAGGGGCTCGAGGCTGCCTGGCTGGACGCGCGTGACTTCCTGCGTGCCGAACGTGGCGCACAGCCGCAGGTGGATGAAGGCCTCTCTTATCCGCTGCTTCAGCAGCTGCTGGTGCAGCATCCGAATAAACGTATTGTCGTGACCGGCTTTATCAGCCGCAGCAACGCAGGTGAAACCGTACTGCTGGGACGTAACGGCTCCGACTACTCCGCGACGCAGATCGGCGCCCTGGCCGGGGTGTCTCGCGTCACCATCTGGAGCGACGTGGCCGGTGTCTACAGTGCCGACCCGCGTAAGGTTAAAGATGCGTGCCTGCTGCCGCTGCTGCGTCTCGATGAAGCCAGCGAACTGGCGCGCCTCGCGGCCCCGGTTCTCCACGCCCGCACGCTTCAGCCGGTTTCCGGCAGCGATATCGATCTGCAGCTGCGCTGTAGCTATACGCCGGATCAGGGTTCAACCCGCATCGAGCGCGTGCTGGCCTCCGGCACGGGCGCGCGTATCGTTACCAGCCATGACGATATCTGCCTGATCGAGTTTCTCGTTCCGGCCGGACAGGATTTCAAACAGGCCCATAAAGAGATTGATCTGATCCTCAAGCGTGCTCAGGTGCGTCCCCTGGCCGTGGGTGTGCATACCGACCGTCACCTGCTGCAGTTCTGCTACACCGCAGAAGTGGCCGACAGCGCGCTGAAAATTCTTGATGAAGCGGGCCTGCCGGGCGAGCTTCGTCTGCGTCAGGGGCTGGCGCTGATCGCCATGGTCGGTGCGGGCGTCACCCGTAACCCGCTGCACTGCCACCGTTTCTGGCAGCAGCTGAAAGGCCAGCCGGTTGAATTTACCTGGCAGTCGGAAGAGGGCATCAGCCTGGTGGCGGTGATGCGCACCGGGCCAACGGAGAGCCTGATCCAGGGGCTGCACCAGTCGCTGTTCCGCGCCGAAAAGCGTATCGGCCTGATGCTGTTCGGGAAAGGGAATATCGGTTCCCGCTGGCTGGAGCTGTTTGCCCGTGAACAGACCACGCTTTCCGCGCGTACCGGCTTTGAATTTGTGCTGGCAGGGGTGGTGGACAGCCGCCGCAGCCTGCTCAGTTACGAAGGGCTGGACGCCAGCCGGGCGCTTGCCTTCTTCAATGACGAAGCCATTGAGCAGGATGAAGAGTCGCTCTTCCTCTGGATGCGCGCCCATCCGTATGACGATCTGGTGGTGCTGGACGTGACCGCCAGCGAGCAGCTGGCCGATCAGTATCTTGATTTTGCCAGCCACGGTTTCCACGTTATCAGCGCCAACAAACTGGCGGGTGCCAGCAATACCCGTAACTACCGTCAAATTCATGACGCTTTTGAAAAAACGGGCCGTCACTGGCTGTACAACGCCACCGTTGGCGCGGGTCTGCCGGTTAACCACACCGTGCGCGATCTGATCGAAAGCGGCGACAGCATTCTGGCGATCAGCGGTATCTTCTCCGGTACCCTGTCCTGGCTGTTCCTGCAGTTTGATGGCACCGTGCCGTTCACTGACCTGGTGGATCAGGCGTGGCAGCAGGGGCTGACCGAGCCGGATCCGCGCGTTGACCTCTCCGGGAAAGACGTGATGCGTAAGCTGGTGATTGTGGCGCGTGAAGCGGGCTACGACATCGAGCCGAATCAGGTGCGTGTGGAGTCGCTGGTGCCTGCGGGCTGCGAAGAGGGATCGGTCGATCACTTCTTCGAGAACGGCGACGCCCTGAACGAGCAGATGCTACAGCGCCTGGAAGCCGCCCGTGAAATGGGGCTGGTGCTGCGCTACGTGGCGCGTTTCGACGCCAACGGCAAAGCGCGCGTGGGCGTTGAGGCCGTACGCCCTGAACATCCGCTGGCGGCGCTGCTGCCGTGCGATAACGTCTTTGCCATCGAAAGCCGCTGGTATCGCGACAACCCGCTGGTGATCCGTGGGCCGGGTGCGGGCCGTGACGTGACCGCCGGGGCAATCCAGTCAGATATCAACCGTCTGGCGCAGCTACTGTAA
- the metB gene encoding cystathionine gamma-synthase gives MTRKQATIAVRSGLNDDEQYGCVVPPIHLSSTYNFTGFNEPRAHDYSRRGNPTRDVTQRALAELEGGAGAVMTNTGMSAIHLVTTVFLKPGDLLVAPHDCYGGSYRLFDSLAKRGCYRVLFVDQGDEQALKQALAEKPKLVLVESPSNPLLRVVDIAKICQLARDAGAISVVDNTFLSPALQNPLALGADLVLHSCTKYLNGHSDVVAGVVIAKDPEVVTELAWWANNIGVTGSAFDSYLLLRGLRTLSPRMEVAQRNAQAIVDFLKTQPLVKKLYHPSLPENQGHEIAARQQKGFGAMLSFELDGDEQTLRRFLSGLSLFTLAESLGGVESLISHAATMTHAGMAPEARAAAGISETLLRISTGIEDCEDLIADLENGFRVAAKG, from the coding sequence ATGACGCGTAAACAGGCCACCATCGCAGTGCGTAGCGGATTGAATGATGACGAACAGTACGGCTGCGTTGTCCCGCCGATTCATCTCTCCAGTACCTATAACTTCACCGGATTTAATGAACCACGCGCCCATGATTATTCGCGCCGTGGCAACCCTACGCGTGATGTCACCCAGCGAGCGCTGGCGGAACTGGAAGGTGGCGCAGGCGCGGTGATGACCAACACCGGCATGTCGGCCATTCACCTGGTGACCACCGTGTTCCTGAAACCTGGCGATCTGCTGGTGGCCCCGCACGACTGCTACGGCGGCAGCTATCGTCTTTTCGACAGCCTGGCGAAGCGCGGATGCTACCGCGTGCTGTTTGTCGATCAGGGTGATGAGCAGGCGCTGAAACAGGCGCTGGCAGAGAAACCAAAGCTGGTTTTAGTGGAAAGTCCAAGCAACCCTCTGCTGCGCGTTGTGGACATTGCAAAAATTTGTCAGCTTGCAAGGGATGCGGGAGCGATAAGTGTAGTGGATAATACGTTCCTCAGTCCGGCGCTACAGAACCCGCTGGCACTGGGAGCAGACCTGGTATTGCATTCATGCACTAAATATCTGAACGGCCACTCGGATGTGGTTGCCGGGGTGGTGATTGCAAAAGATCCGGAGGTTGTCACCGAACTGGCATGGTGGGCGAATAACATCGGCGTCACCGGCAGCGCGTTCGACAGCTATCTGCTGCTGCGTGGGCTGCGTACCCTGTCGCCGCGTATGGAGGTGGCGCAGCGTAACGCCCAGGCGATTGTCGATTTCCTGAAGACCCAGCCGCTGGTGAAAAAGCTGTATCACCCGTCGCTGCCGGAGAATCAGGGGCATGAGATTGCGGCGCGTCAACAAAAGGGTTTTGGCGCGATGTTAAGTTTCGAACTGGATGGCGATGAGCAGACGCTGCGTCGCTTCCTGAGCGGGTTGTCACTGTTTACGCTGGCGGAATCTTTAGGTGGGGTTGAAAGCTTGATCTCCCACGCCGCCACCATGACGCACGCGGGCATGGCGCCAGAAGCGCGTGCCGCCGCCGGGATCTCTGAGACGCTGTTGCGTATCTCAACCGGTATTGAAGATTGTGAAGATTTAATTGCCGATCTGGAAAATGGCTTCCGGGTCGCAGCCAAGGGGTAA
- the metJ gene encoding met regulon transcriptional regulator MetJ, whose amino-acid sequence MAEWSGEYISPYAEHGKKSEQVKKITVSIPLKVLKILTDERTRRQVNNLRHATNSELLCEAFLHAFTGQPLPNDEDLRKERSDEIPEEAKVIMRELGIDPDTWEY is encoded by the coding sequence ATGGCTGAATGGAGCGGCGAATATATCAGCCCATACGCTGAGCACGGTAAGAAGAGTGAACAAGTAAAAAAAATTACGGTTTCCATTCCTCTGAAGGTGTTAAAGATCCTCACCGATGAGCGCACGCGTCGTCAGGTGAATAACCTGCGTCACGCGACCAACAGCGAGCTGCTGTGCGAAGCGTTCCTGCACGCGTTTACCGGTCAACCGTTGCCGAACGATGAAGACCTGCGCAAAGAGCGTAGTGATGAAATTCCGGAAGAGGCGAAGGTGATCATGCGTGAACTGGGTATCGACCCGGATACGTGGGAATACTGA
- the rpmE gene encoding 50S ribosomal protein L31 — translation MKKDIHPKYEMITANCSCGNSIQIRSTVGHDLNLDVCGQCHPFYTGKQRDVATGGRVDRFNKRFSIPGSSK, via the coding sequence ATGAAAAAAGATATCCATCCTAAATACGAAATGATTACTGCAAACTGCTCTTGCGGTAACTCTATCCAGATCCGCTCCACCGTGGGTCATGATCTGAACCTGGACGTGTGCGGCCAGTGCCACCCGTTCTACACTGGTAAGCAGCGTGATGTTGCAACCGGTGGCCGTGTTGACCGCTTCAACAAGCGTTTCAGCATCCCGGGCTCTTCCAAGTAA
- the priA gene encoding primosomal protein N', with the protein MPVAHVALPVPLPRTFDYLLPDGMQAVAGCRVNVPFGKQQRVGIVVSVSQQSELPLSELKSVVEVLDSEPVFSSSVWRLLLWAADYYHHPIGDVLFHALPILLRQGKSASHAPMWYWFATEQGQAVDINSLKRSPKQQQALAALRQGRIWRHQVESLDFNDAALQSLRKKGLSELACEAPALIDWRDGFSVAGDRLRLNTEQATAVGAIHSASDRFSAWLLAGVTGSGKTEVYLSVLENVLAQGKQALVMVPEIGLTPQTIARFRERFNAPVEVLHSGLNDSERLSAWLKAKNGEAAIVIGTRSSLFTPFNNLGVIVIDEEHDSSYKQQEGWRYHARDLAVYRAHSEQIPIILGSATPALETLHNVRQRKYHLLRLTRRAGNARPAIQHVLDLKGQQVQAGLAPALITRMRQHLQANNQVILFLNRRGFAPALLCHDCGWIAECPRCDHYYTLHQAQHHLRCHHCDSQRPVPRQCPSCGSTHMVPVGLGTEQLEQALTPFFPGVAISRIDRDTTSRKGALEQQLAEVHRGGARILIGTQMLAKGHHFPDVTLVALLDVDGALFSADFRSAERFAQLYTQVAGRAGRAGKQGEVVLQTHHPEHPLLQTLLHKGYDAFAEQALAERQTLQLPPWTSHVIIRAEDHNNQQAPLFLQQLRNLLQASPLVDNQLWILGPVPALAPKRGGRYRWQILLQHPSRVRLQHIVSGTLALINTLPEARKVKWVLDVDPIES; encoded by the coding sequence ATGCCCGTTGCTCACGTTGCCCTGCCCGTTCCGCTTCCCCGCACCTTCGACTACCTGCTGCCAGACGGTATGCAGGCCGTAGCGGGCTGTCGCGTGAATGTGCCGTTTGGCAAACAGCAGCGGGTGGGCATTGTGGTTTCCGTCAGCCAGCAAAGCGAACTGCCTCTCAGTGAACTGAAAAGCGTAGTTGAGGTGCTGGACAGCGAGCCTGTCTTTTCCTCCAGCGTCTGGCGACTGCTGCTGTGGGCAGCCGACTATTATCATCACCCCATTGGCGATGTGCTGTTTCACGCCCTGCCCATTCTGCTGCGTCAGGGCAAAAGCGCCAGCCACGCGCCGATGTGGTACTGGTTTGCCACCGAGCAGGGCCAGGCGGTGGACATTAACAGCCTGAAACGCTCCCCGAAACAGCAGCAGGCGCTGGCGGCGTTACGCCAGGGCCGCATCTGGCGGCATCAGGTTGAGAGCCTCGATTTTAACGACGCCGCGCTGCAGAGCTTACGCAAAAAAGGGCTGAGCGAGCTGGCCTGCGAAGCCCCGGCGCTTATCGACTGGCGCGACGGCTTTAGCGTGGCGGGCGACCGCCTGCGCCTGAATACCGAACAGGCAACCGCCGTTGGCGCGATCCATAGCGCGTCCGATCGCTTCTCGGCCTGGCTGCTGGCGGGGGTCACCGGTTCCGGTAAGACCGAAGTCTACCTGAGCGTGCTGGAAAACGTGCTGGCTCAGGGAAAACAGGCGCTGGTGATGGTGCCGGAAATCGGCCTGACGCCGCAGACCATCGCCCGTTTTCGCGAGCGGTTTAACGCCCCGGTTGAGGTGCTGCACTCCGGCTTAAACGACAGCGAACGCCTCAGCGCCTGGCTGAAAGCCAAAAATGGCGAAGCGGCGATCGTGATTGGCACCCGCTCATCCCTGTTCACGCCGTTTAACAATCTCGGCGTGATCGTCATCGACGAAGAGCACGACAGCTCCTATAAGCAACAGGAAGGCTGGCGCTATCACGCCCGCGACCTGGCGGTGTACCGCGCCCACAGCGAGCAGATCCCGATTATTCTTGGCTCAGCCACCCCTGCGCTGGAGACGCTGCACAATGTGCGCCAGCGAAAATACCATTTATTACGCCTGACGCGACGGGCGGGCAATGCCCGGCCAGCCATTCAGCACGTGCTGGATCTGAAAGGTCAGCAGGTGCAGGCGGGATTAGCCCCGGCGTTGATTACCCGCATGCGCCAGCATCTGCAGGCCAACAACCAGGTGATCCTGTTTCTCAACCGTCGCGGCTTTGCCCCGGCGCTGCTGTGCCACGACTGCGGCTGGATAGCCGAGTGCCCGCGCTGCGATCACTACTACACCCTGCATCAGGCTCAGCACCATTTGCGCTGTCACCACTGCGACAGCCAGCGGCCGGTGCCGCGCCAGTGTCCCTCCTGCGGCTCCACCCATATGGTGCCCGTCGGGCTGGGCACAGAGCAGCTGGAGCAGGCGCTTACCCCCTTCTTCCCCGGCGTGGCCATCTCGCGTATCGACCGCGATACCACCAGCCGCAAAGGGGCGCTTGAGCAGCAGCTGGCGGAGGTGCATCGCGGCGGGGCGCGCATCCTGATTGGTACCCAGATGCTGGCGAAAGGGCACCACTTCCCGGACGTCACCCTGGTGGCACTGCTGGACGTTGACGGGGCGCTGTTCTCCGCGGATTTCCGTTCTGCAGAGCGCTTTGCCCAGCTCTATACCCAGGTGGCAGGCCGTGCCGGGCGTGCCGGTAAACAGGGCGAAGTGGTGCTGCAGACCCACCATCCCGAGCATCCGCTGCTGCAAACCCTGCTGCATAAAGGCTACGATGCCTTTGCCGAGCAGGCGCTGGCGGAGCGCCAGACCCTGCAACTTCCGCCGTGGACCAGCCATGTGATTATCCGCGCAGAGGATCACAACAACCAGCAGGCACCGCTGTTCCTCCAGCAGCTGCGCAATCTGCTGCAGGCCAGCCCGCTGGTGGATAATCAGCTGTGGATTTTAGGTCCGGTTCCGGCATTAGCCCCCAAACGCGGCGGACGCTATCGTTGGCAAATTCTGCTGCAACACCCTTCCCGGGTGCGTCTGCAACATATCGTTAGCGGCACGCTGGCGTTAATCAATACCCTGCCGGAAGCGCGTAAAGTGAAGTGGGTGCTGGACGTCGATCCTATCGAAAGCTGA
- the cytR gene encoding DNA-binding transcriptional regulator CytR: protein MKSRKEVASATMKDVALKAKVSTATVSRALMNPDKVSQSTRNRVEQAALEVGYLPQAMGRNVKRNESRTILVIVPDICDPFFSEIIRGIEVTAAAQGYLVLIGDCAHQNQQEKTFIDLIITKQIDGMLLLGSRLPFDASIEEQRNLPPMVMANEFAPELELPTVHIDNLTAAFNAVNYLQELGHKRIGCIAGPEEMPLCHYRLQGYVQALRRTGATVDPHYIARGDFTFAAGGLALEKLLSLPQPPTAVFCHSDVMALGALSYAKRRGLNVPKDLSIIGFDNISLSEFCDPPLSTVAQPRYDIGREAMLLLLDQLNGQTVSSGSRLLDCELIVRGSTQALT from the coding sequence TTGAAGTCCAGGAAAGAGGTTGCCTCGGCGACCATGAAAGATGTTGCCCTGAAAGCAAAAGTCTCAACGGCAACGGTATCCCGAGCCCTAATGAATCCCGACAAAGTCTCGCAAAGCACGCGAAATCGCGTTGAGCAGGCTGCGCTGGAGGTAGGTTATCTGCCCCAGGCCATGGGCCGAAACGTCAAACGAAACGAATCCCGCACCATACTGGTCATCGTGCCTGACATCTGCGATCCCTTTTTTAGCGAAATCATCCGCGGCATCGAAGTGACCGCTGCAGCCCAGGGCTATCTGGTGCTGATTGGCGACTGCGCGCACCAGAACCAGCAGGAAAAGACCTTCATCGACCTGATTATCACCAAGCAGATCGACGGCATGCTGCTGCTCGGTTCCCGTCTGCCTTTCGATGCCAGCATTGAAGAGCAGCGCAATCTGCCGCCAATGGTGATGGCCAACGAGTTCGCTCCTGAACTGGAGCTGCCTACCGTCCATATTGATAATCTCACTGCCGCATTCAATGCCGTGAATTATCTGCAGGAGCTGGGTCATAAACGTATCGGCTGTATCGCCGGGCCGGAAGAGATGCCTTTGTGCCACTATCGTCTGCAGGGCTATGTTCAGGCGCTGCGCCGCACCGGGGCGACAGTGGATCCCCACTATATTGCCCGGGGTGACTTTACTTTTGCTGCTGGCGGCCTGGCGCTGGAAAAACTGCTGTCGCTGCCGCAACCGCCTACGGCGGTATTCTGCCACAGCGACGTCATGGCGCTGGGTGCGCTCTCTTATGCCAAACGGCGCGGCCTGAACGTGCCGAAAGATCTCTCAATTATTGGCTTCGATAACATCTCTCTGTCTGAATTTTGCGATCCGCCGCTCTCAACGGTGGCGCAACCCCGCTATGATATTGGCCGTGAAGCGATGCTGCTGTTACTGGATCAGCTGAACGGACAAACGGTCAGCAGCGGCTCCCGTTTACTGGACTGTGAATTGATTGTTCGGGGTTCAACCCAGGCACTGACTTAA
- the ftsN gene encoding cell division protein FtsN, which yields MAQRDYVRRGQPAPSRRKKSSSRKPQRSLPAVSPAMVAIAAAVVVAFIGGLWFITHHKKEEAEALQGNKVVGNGLPPKPEERWRYIKELESRQPGVRAPTEPSAGGEVMDPNQLTNEQRQLLAQMQADMRQQPTQLNEVPWNEQTAAQRQQTLQRQRQAQQQVQQQQWAQTQTVQQPKAQPRVTEQPYQQPRTAQTQPAQQPKTQPAKQNTNTQPYQDLMQTPAHTTAQQPKAAPVTKETEAPKQTAEKKDERRWMVQCGSFKGAEQAETVRAQLAFEGFDSRITTNNGWNRVVIGPVKGKDNADGTISRLKMAGHANCIRLASGG from the coding sequence GTGGCACAACGAGATTATGTACGTCGCGGCCAGCCGGCACCTTCGCGACGCAAAAAGAGTAGCTCACGGAAACCGCAACGCAGCCTGCCTGCGGTCTCGCCTGCCATGGTCGCGATTGCGGCGGCAGTAGTGGTGGCATTCATCGGCGGCCTCTGGTTCATTACGCACCATAAAAAAGAAGAAGCAGAAGCGCTACAGGGCAACAAAGTTGTCGGCAACGGCTTGCCTCCGAAACCGGAAGAGCGTTGGCGCTATATTAAAGAGCTTGAAAGCCGCCAGCCGGGCGTGCGTGCACCTACCGAGCCCTCTGCCGGTGGCGAGGTGATGGATCCTAATCAGCTGACCAACGAACAGCGCCAGTTGCTGGCCCAGATGCAGGCGGATATGCGCCAGCAGCCTACGCAGCTCAACGAAGTGCCGTGGAATGAGCAAACGGCGGCGCAGCGCCAGCAAACGCTGCAGCGCCAGCGCCAGGCGCAGCAACAGGTTCAGCAGCAACAGTGGGCGCAAACCCAGACGGTACAGCAGCCGAAAGCACAGCCGCGGGTGACAGAGCAGCCTTACCAGCAGCCGCGTACCGCGCAAACGCAACCGGCGCAACAGCCGAAGACGCAGCCTGCGAAGCAAAATACCAACACACAGCCGTATCAGGATCTGATGCAAACGCCTGCCCACACTACCGCGCAGCAGCCGAAGGCCGCCCCGGTCACCAAAGAGACCGAGGCGCCGAAACAGACGGCAGAGAAGAAAGACGAACGTCGCTGGATGGTACAGTGCGGCTCCTTTAAAGGCGCAGAGCAGGCGGAAACCGTGCGTGCCCAGCTGGCGTTTGAGGGCTTTGATTCACGCATCACCACCAATAACGGCTGGAATCGCGTGGTGATCGGCCCGGTCAAAGGCAAAGATAACGCCGATGGCACCATCTCTCGTCTGAAGATGGCTGGCCACGCAAACTGCATTCGACTCGCTTCCGGGGGTTGA
- the hslV gene encoding ATP-dependent protease subunit HslV — protein MTTIVSVRRNGQVVIAGDGQATLGNTVMKGNVKKVRRLYNDKVIAGFAGGTADAFTLFELFERKLEMHQGHLVKAAVELAKDWRTDRMLRKLEALLAVADENASLIITGNGDVVQPENDLIAIGSGGPYAQAAARALLENSDLGARDIAVKALDIAGDICIYTNHFHTIEELPSKA, from the coding sequence GTGACAACAATAGTAAGTGTACGCCGTAACGGCCAGGTGGTGATTGCCGGTGATGGCCAGGCCACGCTGGGTAATACCGTCATGAAAGGCAACGTGAAAAAAGTGCGTCGTCTGTATAACGACAAAGTGATCGCCGGTTTTGCGGGCGGTACCGCTGACGCCTTCACGCTGTTCGAGCTGTTTGAACGTAAACTGGAAATGCATCAGGGCCATCTGGTGAAAGCCGCCGTTGAGCTGGCGAAAGACTGGCGCACCGACCGTATGCTGCGCAAGCTTGAAGCACTGCTGGCGGTAGCCGATGAAAACGCCTCGCTGATCATCACCGGTAACGGTGACGTGGTGCAGCCAGAAAATGATTTGATTGCTATCGGTTCCGGTGGCCCGTACGCCCAGGCCGCTGCCCGCGCACTGTTGGAGAACTCCGACCTGGGCGCGCGCGATATCGCTGTGAAGGCGTTGGATATTGCAGGTGATATCTGCATCTACACCAACCACTTCCACACCATCGAAGAATTGCCGTCTAAGGCGTAA